In Hamadaea flava, a genomic segment contains:
- a CDS encoding ArsR/SmtB family transcription factor, which yields MPPVSPLAGEPIEKADAERLAGVLKALADPARLRLLSLIQSAPEGEACVCDLTAPLGLSQPTVSHHLRILTEAGLLNRDKRGVWAYYSLVPSAIATVAELLTPPRKRATKKAR from the coding sequence TTGCCCCCCGTCTCGCCGCTCGCCGGTGAGCCCATCGAGAAGGCGGACGCGGAGCGCCTCGCCGGGGTCCTCAAGGCTCTGGCCGACCCGGCCCGCCTGCGCCTGCTGAGCCTCATCCAGTCCGCTCCGGAGGGTGAGGCCTGCGTCTGCGACCTGACCGCTCCGCTCGGTCTGTCTCAGCCCACTGTTAGCCACCACCTGCGCATCCTGACCGAGGCCGGTCTGCTCAACCGGGACAAGCGCGGTGTCTGGGCCTACTACAGCCTTGTTCCGTCGGCGATCGCGACTGTGGCGGAGCTGTTGACGCCGCCGCGTAAGCGCGCCACGAAGAAGGCTCGCTGA
- a CDS encoding substrate-binding and VWA domain-containing protein, whose amino-acid sequence MAGRHRPRRGPGQLTLAVAGATVLLLSLGVLVKTVTADADGCGTSTGTRLVVAADPAIAPALIEIANSWQQTAAKDAASCVNVEVQPRSSAEMANALGTYSGGTVDIGRSPVPTPTEADLPAVWIPDSSAWLGRVRAVDRDAFDLTTPSVAISPVVVGMPEAVARQLGTGPLDAKAMGALLADGKVKLGMTDPRRDTAGLVGAMLLKDVVVTQESDLPKLVGAFRLRVNTDKAYADTKDLFAGFATGLGAAPMSEQSVIQYNASNPTVKAAAVPLAVEPTLDFPYAVLTQKTPKVRSAAEAFRSALSSEAYADVLGRHGLRTPSGVAGPGFTVGHGVTATQAHVQPVTDLTSVRTALSIWVAAKTPSKVITLADVTSSMSLPLNASGKTRLKLMQESATHGLTLFTSDSQLALWGFAGRGTQPLVQMGTLDKVQRQKLDQTMRAAHLAGTDECPLFEALLSAYKSLKASYDPERSNTIVVFTDGRSNLSGGLTLAKVKLELEALADVARPIRVILLGIGTADLTELTQIAEITGGGAFPLTDANQLDQIFLKALLA is encoded by the coding sequence ATGGCAGGGCGGCATCGCCCCCGGCGTGGACCGGGGCAGCTCACCCTGGCGGTAGCCGGAGCCACCGTGCTCCTGCTGAGCCTGGGCGTACTCGTGAAGACAGTGACGGCGGACGCGGACGGGTGCGGGACCAGCACCGGTACGCGGCTCGTCGTCGCGGCTGATCCGGCGATCGCTCCGGCGCTCATCGAGATCGCCAACTCCTGGCAGCAGACCGCGGCCAAGGACGCCGCCTCGTGCGTCAACGTCGAGGTGCAGCCGCGGTCGTCGGCCGAGATGGCCAACGCGCTCGGTACGTACTCCGGTGGCACGGTGGACATCGGGCGCAGCCCGGTGCCCACTCCGACCGAAGCGGATCTGCCGGCTGTCTGGATCCCCGACTCGTCGGCCTGGCTCGGTCGCGTACGCGCGGTCGACCGGGACGCCTTCGATCTGACGACGCCGTCGGTGGCGATCAGCCCGGTCGTCGTCGGCATGCCCGAAGCGGTAGCCCGACAACTCGGCACCGGACCGCTCGACGCCAAGGCCATGGGCGCGCTCCTGGCCGACGGCAAGGTGAAGCTCGGCATGACCGATCCTCGGCGGGACACCGCCGGCCTCGTCGGCGCGATGCTCCTCAAGGACGTCGTCGTCACCCAGGAGTCGGATCTGCCCAAACTCGTCGGCGCGTTCCGCCTGCGGGTCAACACGGACAAGGCGTACGCGGACACGAAGGACCTGTTCGCCGGATTCGCGACCGGGCTCGGCGCGGCGCCGATGAGCGAACAGTCGGTGATCCAGTACAACGCGAGCAATCCGACGGTGAAGGCGGCCGCCGTCCCGCTCGCCGTCGAACCCACATTGGACTTCCCGTACGCCGTCCTCACTCAGAAGACGCCGAAGGTGCGGTCTGCGGCCGAGGCGTTCCGGTCGGCGCTCAGCAGTGAGGCGTACGCCGACGTGCTGGGCCGCCACGGTCTGCGTACGCCGTCGGGCGTGGCCGGTCCGGGCTTCACCGTCGGCCACGGAGTCACCGCGACGCAGGCGCACGTCCAGCCGGTGACCGACCTGACCTCCGTACGCACCGCGCTCAGCATCTGGGTGGCGGCCAAGACGCCGTCGAAGGTCATCACCCTGGCCGACGTGACGTCGTCGATGAGCCTGCCGCTCAACGCCTCCGGGAAGACCCGGCTGAAGCTGATGCAGGAATCGGCGACCCACGGGCTGACCCTGTTCACCTCGGACAGTCAGCTCGCGCTGTGGGGTTTCGCCGGGCGGGGCACCCAACCCCTCGTCCAGATGGGCACGCTGGACAAGGTTCAGCGCCAGAAGCTCGACCAGACCATGCGCGCGGCGCATCTGGCCGGCACCGACGAGTGTCCGCTGTTCGAGGCGCTGCTTTCGGCGTACAAGTCGTTGAAGGCGTCTTATGACCCCGAACGTTCGAACACGATCGTGGTCTTCACCGACGGCCGCAGCAACCTGTCCGGCGGCCTGACGCTGGCGAAGGTGAAGCTGGAGCTGGAGGCGCTCGCCGACGTGGCGCGACCGATCCGCGTGATCCTGCTGGGCATCGGGACCGCGGACCTGACCGAACTGACGCAGATCGCGGAGATCACCGGCGGCGGAGCCTTCCCCTTGACCGACGCGAACCAGCTGGACCAGATCTTCCTGAAGGCGCTGCTGGCGTGA
- a CDS encoding SDR family NAD(P)-dependent oxidoreductase, protein MAPTALITGATAGIGAQFARDRAAAGMDLILVARDAERLDAFCAQLAQEHGVRATPVPADLTRPEGLAAVEKVLTTEPIDLLVNNAGLGLNKSFLKSDVEDELHLLNLNIVAVMRLTHSALPKMVERGKGAIVNVSSVAGFAATMPGSTYPASKAWVTSFSEAVGMLVKHRGVRVMALCPGFTRTEFHQRAGIAAHQMPGFVWLQAPDVVRQGMRDLRKGKLVSVPSVRYKVAVGALKITPRALLHRIMPRGAKSMGRTVGDSQ, encoded by the coding sequence ATGGCACCGACCGCTCTGATCACTGGTGCCACGGCCGGCATCGGCGCCCAGTTCGCCCGCGACCGTGCGGCCGCGGGCATGGACCTGATCCTCGTCGCCCGGGACGCTGAGCGGCTCGACGCCTTCTGCGCGCAACTCGCTCAAGAACATGGGGTACGCGCGACGCCGGTCCCGGCCGACCTGACGAGACCGGAGGGGCTGGCCGCGGTCGAAAAGGTGCTCACGACGGAGCCGATCGACCTGCTCGTGAACAATGCGGGACTCGGACTCAACAAGTCGTTCCTTAAGTCCGATGTAGAGGATGAACTTCATCTGCTGAACCTGAACATCGTCGCAGTGATGCGTCTCACTCATTCCGCGCTCCCGAAGATGGTGGAGCGAGGAAAAGGCGCGATCGTGAACGTCTCCTCGGTCGCCGGATTCGCCGCGACAATGCCGGGTTCGACCTATCCGGCCAGCAAGGCATGGGTGACCAGCTTCAGTGAGGCGGTCGGCATGCTCGTCAAACACCGGGGCGTACGCGTGATGGCGCTGTGCCCGGGATTCACGCGTACCGAATTTCATCAGCGCGCCGGGATCGCCGCTCACCAGATGCCGGGCTTCGTTTGGCTGCAGGCTCCGGACGTCGTCCGGCAGGGTATGCGTGACCTGCGAAAAGGCAAGCTCGTCAGCGTGCCGAGCGTGCGCTACAAGGTCGCCGTGGGAGCCTTGAAGATCACGCCGCGGGCCCTGTTGCACCGCATCATGCCGCGCGGCGCGAAGAGTATGGGGCGGACTGTCGGTGACTCCCAGTAA
- the pyrE gene encoding orotate phosphoribosyltransferase, which translates to MSDREDLRKFITDLAVVHGRVILSSGAEADYYLDLRRIALHHASAPLVGRVLLDLVADWDYDAVGGLTLGADPVAAAMLHASAGTDRPVDAFVVRKAGKAHGLQRRIEGPDVAGRRVVAVEDTSTTGSSVLTAVDALREAGAEVIGVAVIVDRGAGDAVRAAGLPYRAAFTLSDLGLSR; encoded by the coding sequence ATGTCGGATCGCGAAGACCTCCGTAAATTCATCACTGACCTAGCAGTGGTGCATGGACGGGTGATCCTCTCCTCCGGAGCGGAGGCCGACTACTACCTCGATCTGCGCCGCATCGCCCTGCACCATGCGAGTGCGCCCCTGGTGGGGCGGGTTCTGCTGGACCTGGTCGCCGACTGGGACTACGACGCGGTCGGCGGGCTGACGCTCGGCGCGGACCCGGTCGCGGCGGCCATGCTGCACGCCAGTGCGGGCACCGATCGCCCGGTCGACGCGTTCGTCGTCCGCAAGGCGGGCAAGGCTCACGGGCTGCAGCGCCGGATCGAGGGACCAGACGTCGCCGGTCGCCGGGTCGTCGCTGTGGAGGACACCTCGACTACGGGGAGTAGCGTCCTCACCGCTGTCGACGCCTTGCGGGAGGCCGGTGCGGAAGTCATCGGCGTTGCGGTTATTGTCGATCGAGGCGCCGGCGATGCGGTTCGAGCAGCTGGTCTGCCGTACCGCGCCGCTTTCACCCTGTCCGACCTCGGATTGAGTCGGTAG